Genomic window (Aquimarina sp. BL5):
AGAAATTTTATTTGGAGGAAGACAAATTAGACATGGTGTAGCCATTGCGGATAATCCTAAAGGTCCTTACGTAAAATCAAAATACAATCCAATATCTAATTCAGGTCATGAAATATGCGTATGGCCTACTCAAGGTGGGATAGCTTCATTAATCACCACAGATGGACCGGAAAGAAATACAATTCAATGGGCTCCCGATGGTATTAATTTTGAAATAAGAGCTGCTGTACAGACTTATACGACACCACCTCACGCTATTGGTTTAAATAGAACGATTGAAGTGCCGGATAATAATCCAACAAAAATTTTCGATTGGGGATTATCCCATATGTATAATAACAGTGATGAACAATCAATTATGCGTTTTAGTTCATACATGAAAAAATTTCACGTGGCCAAAGGAGTAAAAAAATCTAAATAAACAGAGAAGATAGTTAGTGATTTACTATTAATAAACAAAACATATAACCTTACAACGCTTTCAAAATGATGAAGGGGCCGCAAGATTTTATGTTGTTCTATGTTAAGATGCTTATTCATTTGTTTATAATAAGCATAACTTTTAAATTATTTTAACCTGTTATTTTATTAACTTCTTACTCCAGCTATTATCTTGTGATGAAATTATATATAAACCACGGCTAAGTTCAGAAATATCAACAATGGTTGTTCCGGGATTTAATGTTTTGGTCATTAATAGTTTTCCGCTAAGATCTGATATCTTAATTCGTATATTACCTGTAACCCCTGTAAATGTAATTTGTTCATTTGCTGGATTTGGAGCAAACCGGACGCTTTCAAATTTAAAAGATGCTATGTTTAATGGATCTGTAGGTGTAATATTCCATTGCTGATTTACATTCGTAGGATTAAAGAAGAATGTATGAATATTAGCATCCACTGCTCCAAAATCTCTATCCACACCTTGTACAAGACAATGTTGAGGTTTGATGCTATAGTTTTCTCCATTTTCTTCAATCTTAAACATTTGGTAGGTTTCTGTATTGTCAATCCCAGTAGTTACATTTGTTTGATTTCCACAGCTACCATTAGTTACTTCTAAATAACGGGAAGTTGCCTTATTCTGGAATGTATAAACATCGTTTCCTAAATGTATAAGTGTCCAAGTGTCTAAATCATTAGAGGTACCATTATCCATTCTAGCATTAAAGTTTTCAGAACTTAATGCCACAAGCCTTTGCTGATTAACAGGAGATTCTATGAAATATTCTCCATCTGCAAGTAATGGAGCAGGAGGTTCTGGAGCATCTACAGTAATTATAGCAAAATCACTGTATCTGCTAGCTATTAAAGCTGTTATTTTTGCTTGCCCCATAGAGACGGCTGTGACGTTACCATTTTGATCTACAGTTGCTATTGATGGATTACTGGAACTCCAAGTGATATCTGATTGATTAAACCCTCCACGTAGGATTGTAGCTTGTATTGTTTCTGTTTCTCCTGATTGCATATCAACCTCAAAAGGAGAAACACTTAATACTCTTGCTTGAGTTCCATTAGAATATGCTCCGCGATTAAAACCATTACCCAAAGATACAGCCCATAACGTCGTAGCATCATGAAGATCAAATTCTACATTTCTGATTTCTGTATTCAAACCATCGATATTATTTTTTTTCCAGGTCAATCCACGATCTTCACTCAGATAGATACCTGGATTTAATTGTAAAAAACCAATAGTTGCCACCAGAATGTTATTATCAAATGGAGAAACATCTATTGAAAAAGTTCTGTCATTATCAAAAATACGAGTCCAAGTAACTCCGAAGTCATCTGTATACCAAACCCCACCCGTTATATTTTCATTAAAAGTACCTCGATGTCCGCTGGTAACGTACATTCTATTTGTAGTATCAAACTCAATTCTATTAACACCAGTCACTCCTGGAGCAATATCAATTCTCGTCCAATTCAATCCTCTATTATTTGTGAAATATAATCCGCCTTGAGCTAAAGGAGACGAACCGCTCCCTTGACTAAAAGACAGTCTTTGAGCTGCTGCAAAGTAAGAGGCATTTGTTTGATCTCTAGGATCTATTTTTATATCACTTATTCGAACATTTGTAGGAAGTCCCGTATTTCTTGGTGTAAATGTTCTGCCTCCATCATCAGAATAATAAAAGCCACCTTCTTTATCAACATCGTTAATTTCTTTATCTGTAATCCCAAAAAACATGATATCCGGGTTTTTTGGGTCGACCCCTAAAGATTGCGTCCGCATTTGGGATTCGGCAGGCGTGGCTAGTCCCCAATCAGAAAAGGATTCTCCTCCATCTGTAGAACGCTCAATCCTTTCCTTACCAGCTTGTCTATAAGAAGTTGTGAAAATAATATCTTTATTTAATGGGTGTGTTACTAAAGTACTTATAGTTTCTCTAGAGTTTTTTATTTGTCTTACACCTTGTCTATCGTTTGTTCCATCATCGGTAAGAAGCCATAATCTATGTTCTCCAGACCCCATTAATGGTCTGTCTGGTCCTAATCGTTTATCTTGATGTATACTTTCTCCTGGTAAATTACTATTACCTCTTCCTACTAAACCGGTAGCTGTATTATCCTCGTCTACCTGATTAAAGGTTACTCCATTATCAGTACTTAATAAGGTGTTATGTCCTGCTATAATCATAACATCTCCTCGGCTGTTTACTGAGCAATATCGTAAAGATCTCAAAGGATAATTTTGACCAAACTGTTGAATAAATGGCTCATGTCCCATAACCATATTATCATTAAATGGATTTCCTCTGGATTCCCAATAGGTTCTATCATTTTCCCAGGCAGGACCAAAATCTCTAGCCAAATTTGTCCATTTCTGACCTCCATTACTTGTACCCCAAAGTCGTCCTGGTACGATAGAGTTTTGTATTTGGGCATCTGCGAACCCAACATAGAGTGCATCAGGTCTACTAGGATCTACATTTAAAGAATTAAAATATTGTAATACATTAGTTGGTCTAACTGGATAGGTTGATTGAGCCGCAGCAACGCTAATACCAAACCAATTTGCAATATATTGATCATAATTTTGAGGTACACCTCCTGTTAATTGGTTTACATCTATATAAAGATCTCCGGTGATATCCGTAAATGTAACTCCATTATCTTCTGTTTTAAATATCCCACCAGTATTTGTTGTTGTATTTCCAGATGGAAAATAACGTATTTGATCTATTAAATATAGTACAAATCTATCAGAAGTAACATCATAATAAAAATCCATATCTACGATGGTATTATTAGGTAATTTACCTTCTCCAATATTAGTCCAAGTAGTACCTCCATTTTCTGATTTATATAGTCCATCGATTGAAGCAGCGTAGACTTCTTGATTGTTTGAAGGGTTTACAATAATTCTACAAAACTGAGCTTTTGAATCAATTCCATTTGTTAATTCCGTCCAACTAGTTCCTCCGTTCATAGTTTTGTATATACTACCTTGAAAAGCAACCCCTTGAAAAGATATATTTTCTCTACCTCTTGGATTAGCAGCATTCACATTGCTCTGTGTTGTAAAACGTGATTCTCCTCTAATATGCCCACCTGTACCTACGTACCAAGTATTGTCATCATTAGGATCTATTGCTATTGAAGATACTTTTGAAATGAAACCTAATCCATCAGACCCATCTGTATCAGCATTATACCATGGGGCATTCTGTACAATAGTCCAATTTCTGCCCATATCAATGGTTTTCCATAGTTGTGAACTTTCTATAGCAAGCCCAAAACTTTCATTAGTACCTGAATAATATAAATCACGCAATCTCGAAAACTCTCCATTACCATCTTTGTCTTTTATATTAAACCAACTTTGACCATTATTTTCAGATTGCCATACTACGAATAAGTCTGGCCCCATCACTATTACATCAGGTTGCGTAGGATGATATCTTAAGAAATCAGAAAATCCAGCATTACCTGGTCCAAATTGTTTCCATTCAATATCATTTTCAGAAGGCACTCTTTCTGTTTTTAATCTCTGAAAATAAGTTTGGTCCAATTGTGCTTGAACTAGAATAGGGATTATTAAGAATATAAACCTTAAGTATTTTTTTTTGGGTAAATGGTATTGCAGCATAAATAGTTCTTTATTTTGATGTTCTTTATTAAGTTAAAGACTTAATAGATTTAGATTTCTAAATGTAATAAATTGATAGTATATAGTCTTAGAAAATAACTGTACAAAAACTAGACAAAGTATATTAAGTCTTATTTTGAATTTATTTCTAGAAAATAAAATAGCACTAAACAAGTTACTCACTTTTGATATTCAAAAAGGTAGACTGTGATACGTTTAGTTATTATTAAGCACTGATAATCGTTTTGAGACATAATTTTTTGAAGACTCTTAATAGATTCTCCAAAGTATTTTCTTTTGTCTTGAACTATCAAAATTGATGAAGTCAGAAATACCTTGTTTGAAAAGTAGTAACTTCGATATAATTTGAATAAACGAAGAAAAGAGTTAAAGGATTATAGCTTATCGTCAACGGATAATTAACTTGCTGATGAAATATGGATTGATATCAAAAAAAGAGGTAAAACCACTTCTCGAACTTATAAGAAATCTAAAAAAAGGTTCGTTTTTGGAATCACTTTTACCTAAGTTAATCTCACTGTGCTTTAGGAATTTCTCTTGGTGAAAATCACAAAGACTGATCAATCAATACTAAAGATCGCATCAATTAAAAAGGAACATCTATAAATTCAGTTGAAAAAAGTTTCAAAAGAATAAAACACCAAATTGGATAAGCTTAACAGAAAAAGATTGGTATACTAAAAAACAAATAGAACAATTGAAAAAAGCTACAGGTTTAGACAAATTAACTCGTGACGATTAGGTTTTAAAATTATTGTTTGAAGAAATCAAATTTTAGTCTTTTGAAAACTTAAACAAAGTACCACTACTATCAGAATATTCCATTATCGAACTAGAAATCTTCACGAACTTATATGTGAAAGGATCTATATCTTGAATACTATAGAAGGTAATTTTATACAAATTATAATCATTATGATCTTCAATAATACTACGTACATTTATATTTAGGGATAGCGTATTATTTTCATTATCCGTTAATAAGATATTATCGTGAGTAAAGGTAAACGCTTTTATTTTTTGATTGGGGTTTTTGTTTTTCCAAGTTCCGATAATCCAATTTGGAGGATTAAAATAAATTTCTGAAACATCATCATAATCATCATAAAAAGCATCATCACAGTCATCATAGAAAAAATCATCATTTTCACAATAGCAAGGATTAATTGTACAGCAAGATGTTATGCTTACAAAGCAGCAGAACGCATATATTTTAAACAATTTCATTTTTGATTATTTTAAGTTTTATCGAAATCAATTCATATGCCAATATCTAGGTATGTTTATTTAAGAATATATTTTGGTTGAAAACAAGGGGTGGATACCATTATAAACCACTATGATGCTATTGATATAGTATAACTAAGGGAATAGTAGGTTAGGTAAAGGTTTGTAAGACTTGAAATTATTTACGAAGAATATTTTAGTTACTTTTGAGGGTAAAATTATTCATAATGAAAAACATTCTAGCCTTTGCTGGTTCTAATAGTAGTACTTCAATTAATCATAAACTTGTAGAATATGTTGCTTCAGAAATAAAGGATCATAAAATTAAAGTTCTGAAATTGGCGAATTATCAAATGCCAATGTATAGTGAAGATGTCGAAAAGGAGAATGGTTTTCCAGGGATGACGTTAGGTCTAAAACAAGAAATATC
Coding sequences:
- a CDS encoding Ig-like domain-containing protein, which encodes MLQYHLPKKKYLRFIFLIIPILVQAQLDQTYFQRLKTERVPSENDIEWKQFGPGNAGFSDFLRYHPTQPDVIVMGPDLFVVWQSENNGQSWFNIKDKDGNGEFSRLRDLYYSGTNESFGLAIESSQLWKTIDMGRNWTIVQNAPWYNADTDGSDGLGFISKVSSIAIDPNDDNTWYVGTGGHIRGESRFTTQSNVNAANPRGRENISFQGVAFQGSIYKTMNGGTSWTELTNGIDSKAQFCRIIVNPSNNQEVYAASIDGLYKSENGGTTWTNIGEGKLPNNTIVDMDFYYDVTSDRFVLYLIDQIRYFPSGNTTTNTGGIFKTEDNGVTFTDITGDLYIDVNQLTGGVPQNYDQYIANWFGISVAAAQSTYPVRPTNVLQYFNSLNVDPSRPDALYVGFADAQIQNSIVPGRLWGTSNGGQKWTNLARDFGPAWENDRTYWESRGNPFNDNMVMGHEPFIQQFGQNYPLRSLRYCSVNSRGDVMIIAGHNTLLSTDNGVTFNQVDEDNTATGLVGRGNSNLPGESIHQDKRLGPDRPLMGSGEHRLWLLTDDGTNDRQGVRQIKNSRETISTLVTHPLNKDIIFTTSYRQAGKERIERSTDGGESFSDWGLATPAESQMRTQSLGVDPKNPDIMFFGITDKEINDVDKEGGFYYSDDGGRTFTPRNTGLPTNVRISDIKIDPRDQTNASYFAAAQRLSFSQGSGSSPLAQGGLYFTNNRGLNWTRIDIAPGVTGVNRIEFDTTNRMYVTSGHRGTFNENITGGVWYTDDFGVTWTRIFDNDRTFSIDVSPFDNNILVATIGFLQLNPGIYLSEDRGLTWKKNNIDGLNTEIRNVEFDLHDATTLWAVSLGNGFNRGAYSNGTQARVLSVSPFEVDMQSGETETIQATILRGGFNQSDITWSSSNPSIATVDQNGNVTAVSMGQAKITALIASRYSDFAIITVDAPEPPAPLLADGEYFIESPVNQQRLVALSSENFNARMDNGTSNDLDTWTLIHLGNDVYTFQNKATSRYLEVTNGSCGNQTNVTTGIDNTETYQMFKIEENGENYSIKPQHCLVQGVDRDFGAVDANIHTFFFNPTNVNQQWNITPTDPLNIASFKFESVRFAPNPANEQITFTGVTGNIRIKISDLSGKLLMTKTLNPGTTIVDISELSRGLYIISSQDNSWSKKLIK